CAGTTCAGTTCAATTATCGCGTAGTTTTGAGGGCGAGTGAGACAGTTTAACTTTCAGTTCCCGTGGTCGGCGGTATCGTCGatgtatggaatggttaatatttcttacagcgtcagttTTGTAGGCGGTGATGATGTTTTACcagcaatttaattatttgtccctgttacctatattatataacaaattaatgtaatgtttGAACTTAAAGATCAAAAAATTTTCGTCTTTCGTTTAAAATCAGTGAGACAAGCGTATGAATAACCTACCGACCTATTTAAACagcattaaaataatagtaaaataaaattacacatcTGAATATATTGAGAAGCGTCAGTCAAAATCGCCTCaatgaaatcaataataatcattctaAACACAAATGTATAGCAGATTAGATTATTTTccgttattatttacataacaaactTACTTGTTGCGGTACCGGGTAACACGAGCTCATATACATATGTGGTATCCTCCTTCATTTATTCTACACCATACAGCCATACTTCATAATGCAGTTTGATGAGTAGTTAAGATGCTTAATAGCTCGAGTAATACAAACGGTGTCCGGTGGTACGTTGACGGTGTTAAATGAAATGGTATGGACGAGCTTTGGTGATCACATAACATGCACCATAAAAGGgactttttattttagaatgaatatattaggtacaacaattaaatctttttttagcaattaatatttttctaataaaacacaatgattgtataatttgtaattataataatcatttaacaactagtCCGTTCGCCATTGCGATGCGaatgaaactaattaaaaaGCGTAATGAATTCAAAGTCCCACAAACCGTGgaaacgaataaatataaataattttcctgTTACATAAAAATTCATTCACTCctcgttattatatttttttcgttcgTTTCGTTTTTCGGAACTGATTAGTATTCAATTGGCGCGGAGAGAAAGTTAGGCGTAACAAGCTGTCCGAATGGCTGGCGGACCGAGTCCACCTGTCTGTTAATCGTCGGCCCCCTCCCCCCGCCTCTCCCTTCCCCCCTTCCTTACCGAAGTGATAAAAACGTCATTAGTCGAGCAAGGCGTCACCTCGCAGGTAGAGAGAGCTGCTCCGCCCCGATGTAATCTGACAAGTTTAACAGATTAACGAGTTATTAATCGCTTTAGTTCTTCTAGTATAGGAGGGCATTAGAGACTAACTCGACCGGGTTTCGTGAGCCTGCGCCCGAAATCCACTCCGGCTATCTACGATTCCATTCCACTGTCTGCAATTAATTCAGATAGTGTCGACTCTTGCTGTATACGACTGTTAACACGATGTTTATAGATCGACGTTGGCTGACCGGTGCAAAATGTTCATAAAGAAGACGCAAGAAAATATTAAGAGATAGATATGCATATGGACCATTGATGGGAAATGATCACcctcacccatagacaatgacgctgtaagaaatattaactattccttacatcgtcaaagtgccaccaaccttgggaactaagatgttatgtcccttgtgcctgtagttacactgtctcactcacccttgaaacagaagcacaacaatactgtgtactgttatttgcttacccagacgggcttgcacagagcacGGTCGAATTTTTATTGTCACAGCCGGTTTTCTGAGCAGCTTTAGCCATCGCGTGATTAACTAAGTGATAATGTAACTGATACCGTTGCATATAAGATTATGCTCTTtgaaatttgtattgaaaaagtACGCTTCGCCCTGTTCTTAATATAAGCtgactgtattttatttgtatcttaCATACAtctcattattataatgttaatattcttttttattttggtgAGTTTTAAACATCttctaattttgtttatttaaaattgtcatCCGCGCGAAGCCGGGTGCGTTgctggtataaaataaataagaatataaattttgcAAACTAATCATACTGTTCATTGgattattctaaattaattttataaaaaagtattgaaataaaataaatcttaagacGTTATAAAGTCACAGACGAATGCGACGAGACTTTGTCGTGAAGTTTAACAAGTAGTGGAGGCCCGGGCGCGCTACGTTATCGGCCCACGAATTAGATTTGAGATTGATCCTAGACTGCTGCCAATTAAGATGCCGACGATATTGAATTTCCAGTTACAGTCTGACGAGTTTCGAGAAATTCCTTGCGCATGTAAttcagttatttattaatttaactaacattGATGTTCGACGCCACGTTGATTACAACATGGCATGCCTCTTACGAAACGAAAACATACGTTTTAAATTTTCGTTCGTTGTTTACCTAAACAAGCTTCAACGATCATGTGTTCCATTGCTGTATAAGTCAAAGTAATTGGTGTGAAATATTAATTCGCATttgataaattgtaaataaattactaattgaaatcgtaatatactttattatatttaagttccATTCGAGCTGTTTTTAACAGTAGTTTTACGAGGTGaaagttcaatattatttttattgacgtCATATGAAATGTGCTAAAATAACaaactaaaataatgaattcaGTTATTTGCATTTAGCGAACAATAGAAACGTAATTAACCCGTTGTACTGATACGCAGatgtaacttatattttatttgtttacatacagtattttttaaatttattgtattggtAATGAAAAATCATCAAACTTTGCTAGGGCCGCGTGTTGTATTCAgtgaaaactaattatttaacgGATACGCATTATACAATCGTCAGCACTACCACGTCAGGAGAAAAAGTAATCAGAATAATTGTTAAAACTTCTCAAAGAAAATTTACTTGATTTCATTTTTCCTcgtaatcaaaattttaaatgctgaaataaaatattcctgAGGCTCGTGAAAATATGAATAACTTTGCAAATGTTTTCCTTTCctacaatacaaaatatgtcgAGTTTCGTGTAATACTTGGAATGGCTCATAAAGAAGAACAAACGAATCGAGATGTAAACGCGACCGGTAGCACACTTTAAGAGGCATTATTCCGTACTGTCCGGACCGGCCAGTAAACTAGCGACTCGTCGTCACTCGCGAAGATGTTGAGACAATGCGTTCGAGATAGAATAACGATACCTCTCAAGCGGCCGAGGACTGCCGCCAACAATGCAGCCGATGGAGGGGGCACCACTCGCCTCGTTTTGTACTCTCCCCCATTTTTTTTTCCTCAGGCAATCCAACCTTATATTCTATAGTAGCgaatattttgatatcatttttatttagtattttattttattcaactcTACGgagacattattatattttgcgaACTGAACAATAGCTTGTTACGTCTAAACACTTCGCTGAAACATTCAATTCGTTAACGAGGATgaaaatgcatattattttaacatttttatacgaTTACTGCGTCGCTTCAATAGCGTtctgttgaataaaaaattaaaatatttggctgttttattattaaaacaaataaagtttaaaaaatgcaCGATTTCTATGtgatacgattttatttttataacaaagaaGATCGTATAATTCATAACCCAACAATATTTTGCTAGCAATTATACAGAAGTATAAAACATGTTATACACCAGCTGCACCAAAGTGCAGACATCTAAGATGTAAttctataagatttttttatgacaagtctaattctaaatttatctctaacaaaacaaattattcgtttatattaaatgtagtaTAAAAGCTAGTCTTAAATTACTTggcaatattgtatataatctaGACAGAGGCAATACACGGGAAGCAGTCGGCCAGTCGGTCGGCACTTGATGCAAAAGTTCCCAAAGCATCGTTACAGCTCGTGCGCCCGCGAGTGCTGACTTCGTGCGCTCGACTATCCGCGTTCGGGAGCGCTCGCCTTTGACTGTACTTTAACAGCCACTATCCATTACCTCGCGTAACTCGGTTCCTCACATCCATCGCACTTCCATTATAGTTTTGAAGGACGAACTCAAATTGAACGAGAACGTCGAGTACGTGTACCGGTGCACTGAAACTCctgtaaatgttattatttcatgAAGTAtctatatttagtttatttatttatttcgaggCCAAGTATTACCGTGGGtagaacattttaaaatttataagtttttcTTGAAAAACCTTTTGTCAAGGTATTCCTATACACTGATAATTGATAAGATTAATGGTACGAAcgatttaaaactaaaactaaaaatataaccgtaatgtaaaatttataataataaaattacaaaatctaAAACAGATAAATTCCTATcccttaatataatataagtattagaatcaaaacataaatatacataaataattttaagaattattttcctGATATTCCTGTAAATACCACCAAAGAACTCAACGCGTCACCTAGGGTCGCCCTTGGCTCCCTTAATCGGTATGTTACTGAGAATGATATAGAATATTCTTTAGCCCCCTTTGATAACGTTATGCTTAtgacatttaaaacattaaataaaggaAGGTAACTTGGGgctttattagttaaaattataaacaacgtAATTGACAATATGGCATCTTATCTAGTTGTCATGTTTAATATATGTGAAGAATTTGGTACTTTTCCAGATTTATTGAATCTAAGTTAAGTAAAACTATTTATCActacaaatatttgaaataaacatgCTATCGCTTCCTAAATAGCTTGGAAAGCTATAACAATACATTATCATTGTGTGGGACGAATTTCCATCTAAAATTTTGATTGCAACACAATCAGTAACAGACGGAGTCAAATGAGACAGCTAGTACAGTTGGTTACAAGGCACGGTAAGgagaaatgtaatatttaagtataatgcAAACCACTTGCGCggataatttataagaaatttgaaacacGAGCGCGGCGCAACTAGAGCGCTGAGGAAACACTCCGCAGTTATACAAGTGCGCGGTCGGCGTTATTGCTAAATAACATCTCAGCGACTGCTTAAGCGTACTTATTGTTTAAACatcgttaatattataaatagtagtaATTATAAGTGTTATTCCActgtatcaaaattattatagtcaGAGCGGTCATTTTGGGGGTCAGAAGTACTTGTGACGAAAGTATTTCCTTATTACGTCAGGTAATAAGGAAATACTTTCGTCtgagctgagattgcccagtggttagaacatcaagcatcttaaccgatgattgcgggttcaaacccaggcaagcacgactatatatatatatgtgcttaatttatgtttataattcaactcgtgctcggcggtgaaggaaaacatcgtgaggaaacctgcatgtgtctaatttcatcgaaattctgccacatgtgcattccaccaacccgcattggaacagcgtggtggaatatgttccaaaccctctccttagtggaagagGAGAACTGctccttatctcagcagtgggtaatgtacaggctgttactttacttactttttactttattacgtCAGGTTTGTTCTATTTTTTCACACGTGTCGTTTGTTTGTAAGAGTACTGAACGTTATATTGACAAGTAGTGTTTACTAGTTAGAGTGCGAAGACCACAATCATATATTATTCGTTGACGACACGAAAGCACATGCTAATTCAATGACAGTCGTATATTGTATAAAAGATAAATCTTTTACAATCGGGATATCATCTCAGTCGAATAACGATTGATACTTAATAAAGAGGAGGCTGTTATGACCTAATTCTCGAAGGTTCGATAAATTCCGATTcgaattttcatttttacatgAAAGAAAGTATTACATTTAGTTAGTAGTACATATATTGTACAATATACAGTTCCATTATGAACGATGTTAATATTCTGTTGATAATTAACCTTcgcttaaaatacttaatattaaaattaataagtggAATACACAATGGAActaaaaaacttatatattttatgctatACCTTAGAGTCCGATAAGTTTGGTCAGTTGTGACTTTTTGTTAATTgctactataattttattatatttactataatgaAACTGGATTCGAACTGAGTGCCTGATTATGTTGGGTCAAACAAGTTAGTCACTAGACCAATGAGGAATTTGATGtaataataaacgaaaaaaaattttCATAGCTTATTCCCGTCTGGCAAATATAAAAACGTTATTACACAATCGTAATCTAATAACATTACATGTATGTTCCAGTTTTCATTTTGGGATAAGGTAATTGGATTGCGTTGCGAAATGTCTTTTCTGATATAGCAATTGAAGAGAATTACAACACTCAATTTAGTCTTACTCGGTCGTAAAATTAAGACGAGAAAGTTGACTTATTGGTATTCAAGTTGGCAAAAACATAAGAGAAAGCGTGACACGTTTCCGAAGGAAACCTTTTCATCTTTGATTATTTGCCCGAAGGCACCGCCTTTCAAATATACGTCACTGAATAGGCGCGCTGAAAGCTGAAACATGTGAACAACTACTGTTTTCAGAAGCGAGTGTACATTAACATTCTGCAGCTTACATTGCCTTGAATACttcatcaatattaaattacgtGTCTACAACTCTGTGTTATTTTCATCGCATCTGTTGGCGCGGTGTAAGTTTAAAATACTGACCCAATTTCCGGCCTCGCATGCACGTCGTCACTTTAGAACGATGAATTGTTTGCctttcaatgtttttaaataagctTTAGTTACTCGTGGATAGTAAATGGTGCGCTCACCATATCCCGACACAAGACATATCAATACCAAGTAATTGCAATAACTACATGCCTGTATATTTGATGTGTGTATGATTATATcgactatatatttatttctatatccTGTCTTCGTCCTGTAACTGCATGTCACAGGACTGGACTGGCCGAGTTAAATATCATCGCCTTTGTCTTCATGCGGCCAgttatgtttttgtaaagtGGGTAGGTAGGTCAGACATGTTACTTAAACTAGGCGAATAAGTGATATGAGAGGCTGGAGGGATTTCAATTCTAATAAATTCTCGCCGAAGTTGCGAAGGTCTAGTGAGCCCAATTCACCAATACCTAGTAAAAATCCCGTCTATTTAGAGGGACATCtggattattattgaaatataaaaaacataataaaagctTTACTATGTAGTTTCTCTATTGCCTAGCAACTTCCACTTAAGCATTGTCTTTTAGTGCGTATTCGTAATTTTTAAACggatattgtatataatattggaCCCAAAAACTAATAGTGCATAGATTGAGTTAACATTCGGCCAAACCCAAACTGCGCTCAAGTTTACTTCTTAATACATATTCATGTAGTTGCGAGTGCCGTCAAGTCTGCGGGGAGGGGGCGGGGCGTCCCCACAACTTCGTTACAAGCAATCGTTCATACTCCGCTGCCCACTAATTCCCCTTAATTGCTTTTCCTAGTTCAATCGCCCAAAGCTTGCTCGCTCCGATAATATCGTCATCCTCTTTAAGAtcaaatagaaattttaaaaatattatcaattccaGCGAGAGTCAAGGGTTAccgaaaaataaagtaaaataacaaccTGGAAGGCTTCCGGTGCAGGTAGGCCAAGGCCTCTTCTATTTAGGAAGATGATTTGGACATTAAGGGTGATTttgcttattccaccacgctgtttcaatgcggctTGGTCTTTCTGTTCTGTCTTTATATTATCTctcacatatacatacatagtaccTACTCTAGTCTAGGTTAGAATCAGCAGTATTTTCTTCAAGTATTTATGATTATGTAGTGTGAAGTTGAATATAAATGGTTAAAGCAAAATACATTTCACACATCGGACCCCTGCAGTTGTGTTGAAAAAATCATGGCTTACTTCCAATCATGTCAAACAGCTTGTCACATCACAAGGGATAAAGCTGCAAGCGATATCTGGTAGCTCGTTTGAGTAAACTCTTTGACAACgagttaatttgtattattctaGTATCTAATACTTTCAATGTTCATTGAATATCCACACAGATGGCTCCCCTGCTCTTGTCTATatagttacttatattttagtttgcTCACAAGTACTTAAACAATAACATTGGCCTACACCGGACAAGTGCCGTACTTACATCACAAGCATTAACTGTAACTCTATGTAAGTGAGTCACCGCTAGTCGGGACGCTTCACTGTTCATAATCCCTCCTGTTCCCAGCCTCTATCGCGCAGCGGATTAGCATTTTGATGGAGTAATTCTTTATATCTCATATGGTTATTGGAATCTATATTTCAGTAAGAACGAGTCATCTTTCTTCGGAGTCTGCGGGTCGTCGCACATGCGGCGCGTGCATTATTAAAACGTTTGTCACAGCTGCTTACAGCGTAAACTAGCGCTCGTACCGCGACGCGGAACAACAGCGATTTATAATGTAACTTTCGATTTGCTCGTGAATACGTGTATCGCTTATGAAGTCGACAACACGCTCCTCGGAGACATAACTTTTTGCATCAACGGTTTCCAATTcgagtttgtttttgttttatagatattattttaggaTTTTTGGGGAGTTAACTTTTGTTTTTACACGAGAGAATAATTTTCGAGCCTGTTTCAAATATTGACTcgaagttttaatttatataaaataacattgcgCGTAATTAATTTCGGTTGAGAATTAAGACGAGAAAATCCCTTTTTTGTTttccttttaattaatatctaccCATTGAATCAAATTTGAGACGAATTATGTAAGTTTGATAAAGCGATTTCTTGATAAATGAATAATCATGAATAAGTAGATAGTTCCATCTTCCAAGGGATGTCAGATTTCCGAAATAATAGCACAGCCGTACGAGTATAGTTTTAGTTGCGTAATTACAGTTTAACAGCTTAATAAACGCTATGATCTCGGTCGGGGGTATGTAATGTCTCTTTGTTCGCTCGCTCAAACTGTTATatcttacaatttaaatatcaactCACCATCAAACTAACATAAATGGTTTCTACATTTTACATctttgacaaaaatatatttcgatcatttatttaactttatgaTCATTTGTGATTTAAAGTtatgtaagttttaatttgttttatttaacaatgaaCAAATGCGCCAAATTAAATCAGAGGGAATAAATCAACCATTCTTGTTGTTACAGATGACCTTCCAGCAGCTTCCAACGAGTAACGATCATCTAGAATGTTGAGAACGAAGAAGCGAATACACCACAAGAAGTACAAAGTGCGGTAAGCTATGCGCCAATGATCAACATGGTAGAGGACGGCAGCCGGGACTCGTCCAAGCGTGCTCTCCGAAAAAACGAACCGTCCATAATCGACGAACCCAACTGCTGTTTCATCTCGCGCCGAGAAGACTCGAGGCTGTTCTGCTGCAGATGCGCCCACAAGCGGCGCGCGTCGCCTCTCACCTGCCTGGCGATATGTTTCCTAGTCCTCACCTACAACTTGCTCGGAGGGTTTCTGTTCCTTGCTATAGAAGGCAACTCGATACCGGAAGAGACATCGGTTGCAGCGTCAAAACCGAATTTGAGTCAGTCGCAGGGCGGCGACCTCCGATCGAGAACTGTCGAGCGCCTCTGGTCCATAACAGAAGACCTGAACATTCTTTACAAAGAAAACTGGACGAAGCTCGCTGCCAAAGAGTTGATGGATTTCCAGAGGGTTTTAATGAAATCGATGCAGACGGGCGACGCACCGAGTATCTCGACCCACTATGATGCTATAGACTATCGCTGGACTTTTGCGGGCAGTTTTCTGTACGCACTTACTTTGATCACAACAATCGGTGAGTACTCAAAATGAATGGATATTATGTTGAATGTAATTATAGTcggtataataattacataatgcaTCAATTTATGTTAAATCAACTCAGCAAAATTGCAATATTCTgttttaaatagtaacattttatatgttacaaaaattaattagtctcacattgataattatttctataattatattctattagtATAGGTCCCACAATAACCCTTACTACTGATCAATATCGTTTCATTATGATAAATGAAAAAGCCAAAAGGGTATACTGTAATTTAATCTCctaaaattattttcgtttaacCATAAGATTTGAAATGAATAGAATTAACTATAttttgaacacaacaatattaataaacacaGAAGTATGTAAGTTATTAAAATGAAGTAGTCTATATTTGAGTTGGatctagtttattattattgtaagtacGTCTAATTCCTTGATACAGGCTctgacaataaaaataaaaggtacTTTTGTTTCAGGACATGGAAGCGTAACTCCAAAGTCGTCAGTGGGCAAGGTAGCGGCGATACTGTACGCATGTGTGGGCATACCTCTAATAATGCTGTACCTATCGACTATAGGCGAGGCGCTGGCCAGGAGTTTCCGCTCTCTCTACTCCAAACTTTGCCCAGCGCGCCTTAAAAGCGGTGACTTTCATTCAAAAGCGGATTGTCTGAGCCGATACTCCCTGCCTGGCGTCGAGTGCAAGCAGTTTGTCGATTGTGAcagaaaagaaaaattttacGATCGTCAAAGGCGAACGCCATTCCAAGCCGCCTTAAATCTGGACAGTTTAAACGGAGGTTATCATTGGACGTGCCGGGACCACACGCGAGTGCCAATCCTACTTAGTTTACTTTTAATCGTTCTATACATAGCTTTAGGTACGTTCTTATTTCACACGACGGAGAGATGGAACTTAATAGATGGATGTTATTTTTCGTTCTCGAGTCTCGCGACGATAGGCTTTGGAAACTTGAGGCCCGGGCTGTACGCCAGCACCGTGTCCGCTAAGGCGGAGGACATCGCCATAGGCGTGTGTTGTATATACATTCTAGTGGGTATAGTAGTGGTAGCTATGTGTTTTAATCTCATCCAAGAGGACATGAGCTCGGCTCTCCGCGGCTTCACCGCCCTCTGTACAGGAAACTCTAAAACTCGCGCAGTGCATAGTGTAGAGAAATGCGATGAAAATATTTCCATGGCCGTCGTTTCCTGACACAGAGAGACGGCCGAGGTGCCGTCTATAACCTGCCACGAGAAGCGGGCTCAAGTGAGCTTCAAGATCGACAGTGCGAACCCGACAAAGTTCAACAGCTTACCGCGAAGAAAGTCATCGGCGTACGGCGAGGAGAGTTTCCAAAGGAACACCCCGGCGCGCCGGTCTGCCGGACACGCGGAAAGGTGCGTGGAGTATTTCGTGCCG
The Vanessa cardui chromosome 10, ilVanCard2.1, whole genome shotgun sequence genome window above contains:
- the LOC124532969 gene encoding TWiK family of potassium channels protein 7-like produces the protein MINMVEDGSRDSSKRALRKNEPSIIDEPNCCFISRREDSRLFCCRCAHKRRASPLTCLAICFLVLTYNLLGGFLFLAIEGNSIPEETSVAASKPNLSQSQGGDLRSRTVERLWSITEDLNILYKENWTKLAAKELMDFQRVLMKSMQTGDAPSISTHYDAIDYRWTFAGSFLYALTLITTIGHGSVTPKSSVGKVAAILYACVGIPLIMLYLSTIGEALARSFRSLYSKLCPARLKSGDFHSKADCLSRYSLPGVECKQFVDCDRKEKFYDRQRRTPFQAALNLDSLNGGYHWTCRDHTRVPILLSLLLIVLYIALGTFLFHTTERWNLIDGCYFSFSSLATIGFGNLRPGLYASTVSAKAEDIAIGVCCIYILVGIVVVAMCFNLIQEDMSSALRGFTALCTGNSKTRAVHSVEKCDENISMAVVS